GCGAGCAGCCCGTCAGGGCCGCGACCTCGGGCAGGCTGTGCTCCTCCACGTGCCGGAGCATCCACGCGATGCGTTGCTCGGTGGGGAGTCGGCCGAGCGCGCGGTCGACCCCGGCCAGCTCTGCGAGGTCCTCCGGGCTGGCCGACGCGCTCGCGAGCTGGCTGAGGGTCGCGTCGTCGATCCCGCGGTCCAGCCCGAAGCTTCGGAGCAGTCGGCGGCGCCGGTACATCTTGCGGCTCCGGTTCACCGCGATGCGGTGGAGCCACGCCCCGAACGCGCCGGGCTCGCGCAGCTTGGAGAGGTCGCGGAGCGCCTCCGCGAACGCGTCCTGCACCGCGTCGTCCGCGTCGTGGGTGCGCCCGACCAGCCGGGTGACCAGCCGCGTGACCCCGTCGACGTGCCGTCTGAAGAGCGCCTCGAGCGCCCACTCGTCGCCGCCCTGGGCGCGCAGGACCAGGCTCGCGTCGTCCGCGTCCACGAAGTCGCGGCGCGGACGGGCGGCGGTGCGCTCGCGGCTCGGGAGGGGCTTGGTCATGACGGATCGGCCGGACACTCAGAAAGCACGGTCCGCGGGCGGCGTCGACCGGGTCAATTTTTTTTGGAGGGCCTGAACGCAGGCCCTCGCTGTATTTCTTGGAGGGCCTGAACGCAGGCCCTCCCCCCATTGGGCAGAGCGCCAATGGGGCCCCCCTCCCGACTACGGCGGGCGCGCGCTCCGCGCGCTTTCCCGCCGACCCCAGCGACGGGGCGCTGGGGCCCCTGCGGCTCGCGCTTTCGCTGCGCGAAAGCTGGCCGCCTTGTTTGCCTGGAGGGCCTGAACGCAGGCCCTCCCCCCATTGGGCAGAGCGCCAATGGGGCCCCCCTCCCCGACTACGCCGCCGCTCGCTGCGCTCGCGCCGCGTCCCCACCGACGGGGCGGTGGGGCCCCCGCGGCTCGCGCTTTCGCTACGCGAAAGCTGGCCGCCTATTCGCTTCGCTGCGCTCGCTCCGGCTGCCCCCGCTCCGGCTGCCCCCGCTCCGGCTGCCCCCGCGGCTCGCGCTTTCGCTGCGCGAAAGCTGGCCGTCTGTTCACTGCGCTCGCCCCCGCTGCGCTGCGCTCACTCCAGTCGATCGCTCCGTTGCGCGCGCTCCCACGCCGACCACAGCGACGGGGCGCTGGGGCCCCCGCGGCTCGCGCTTTCGCTGCGCGAAAAGCTGGCCGCCTGGTCGCTTCGCTGCGCTCGCTCCGCGTCCCACCGACGGGGCGCTGGGGCCCCTGCGACTCGCGCTTTCGCGCGCGAAAGTTGGTTAGACCGCTTCGGGCCACGCCTGAAGTCGGGCGCGTAGGCTTGGCGCTCGGCTCCTTTCTCGCGACGATGTTGAGCCGGTCTCGCGGGGCGCGGGACCTGGGACTCGCATGACACTTCGACTTCTTCTTTCGCTGGCTCTCCTCGCTCCGGGCTGCGGCTATCGATCGTCGGTCTTGCTCGAGGGCGAGGACGCGGGCGGCGGCGACTCCGCGACCCCGGGCTCGCGAGACGCAGGCCGTCGGGACTCCGGCGACGCAGGCGACGCGGGGGTGCTCGACTCGGGCCGCGCTTCGGACCACACGCTCAGCGACACGATGGCCTGTCACCTCCAGCGGGCCGAGGCGCTGGACGCGGTGGCGCGCACGATCGCGTGTGAGCCGGAGTCGCGCTCGACGTTCTTGGGGCTGTTCGAGGCATGGGAGGCCGGACTGCTCGGGATGGACGGGACCGGGTCCGTCTACTCCGGGCACGCGCTCACCCGCGGTTGCGCGGCGTGGCGGTGCGTCGCGAGAGCAAACGACTGCGGCGAGTACGCGGATTGCGTCGAGCCCGCGGAGCCGACGACCTGCGCGCCGGGCGAGGAGATCTGCCGCGACGGCGCGATCGCGCGTTGCAACCAGGAGGGAACCGCGTTCGTGTCGATCTTCGCGTGCGGGGACGTCGGCATGACCTGCGGACCGAGCGAGATGTTCTCCGGTGTCATGGCGTGCTTGGGCCACGGCGGCTGCGAGATGCGCGGGCACATCTATGACTTCCGGTGCGAAGGCGATGACCTCGTGATCTGCGACGGAGCGGTGCGAACGACATGCGACACCTGGCGGCCGGGTGGGCGCTGCCAGTCGTTCGCGGTCGGAGGCGAGGTGCCGATCGACTTCTGCGGGCCGCCGGGCTTCGGGGGCGCAGGCGCCTACGACACCGACAGCGAGTGCGACGGTGACGTGGTCGTCTTCGCGGCCCTCGGCGTGGAGCCCGTCCGCTACGACTGCGCGGCGAACGGGTACGCCGGGTGCTCGCCCAGGGGCTGCGTCGCCCCGTGAACGCGGCGCATCAACCTTCTCCTTCCCCGTCCCAGTAGTCGACGTCGGTCGGGCGGATCACCCGGCTGAGGCGGCGCTGGGACTTGTCGCCGCCGGGCGCGGCGCCGGCGAAGATCGCGAGCTTGCCGCTGTCGGCGTAGCCGGCGATCTCGAAGGGGATCATGGTGGAGAAGCAGAGATACTCGAGGGGGACGTCGCTCTCGTTGCGCATCTGGTGCGCGTGCGCTTCGCCCACCGGGAGCGCCGCGTAATCGCCCGCCTTCACGGCGACGCGCGCCTCGCCCAGCAGGAGGACGCCCTCGCCGGACAGGACGTAGATGGCCTCCTCGTTGACCTCGTGCCAGTGACGCGGCCAGCTCCGCGCGCCGGGCGGCAAGGTCACATGACTGCAACCGAGCTGGACGCTCCCGGCCGGCGCGCCGAGCTGACGCCGCGTGAAGCGGTGGGGCCCCTCTTCGGTCGTGGTGGGCGCGATGGACTCGAGGTGGACGACGTTGGGGTGACTCATGACGGCTCCTCTGCGGTGGCGACGAAGACGCGGTGGGGGACGGTGAAGGACTCGCCGTGCGGGCGAAGGACCTCGCGCAGCGCGGCGTCGAAGCGAGCGACGCCCTCGGCATCGAGAGTGGCGCCGACGTGGGCGCTCGCGCGCATCCGGCCGCGCCACGCCTCGGCGGTGTAGGGGATGTCGACGTCGAAGCTGAAGCTCTCGGGCCGCGCGAAGCCCGCGTGGTGCAGGTCCTCGAGCCAGGGCCCGTAGAGCCCCGCGAGCTGCAGGGCGTCCAGGTGCGTGAGCGCCACCTCGCGGTGCGTGTCCACCAGCGCCATCGAGTCGCGCGGGACGTTGCCGGGGCGCTCGATCCAGTCGAGGTGCGCGATGACGATCCGGCCGCCCGGCCTCAGGACCCGGCGCATCTCTCGCGCGGCGCGCGACCGGTCGAGCCAGTGCCAGCACTGGCCGGCGAGCACCGCGTCGAAGGCGTCGGCGTCGAGCCCGGTCGCCTCCGCGGGCGCACACCGGAAGTCGATCGCGAGGTCCGCTTCGTTCGCGAGCCGAGCGGCCTCGGCGAGCTGACCGCCCGCGACGTCGATCGCGGTGACGGCGTGGCCCCGCGAAGCGAGGGCGCGGGCGAGGGTCCCCGTGCCCGTCCCGACGTCGAGCACGCGGGGGCCGAGCCAGCGCTCGATGCGGGCGTAGAACGCCGGCGGGAACCCCGCGCGGAAGCGTGCGTAGTCGCGGGCGGTGCGCGACCAGCGAACGGAACCATACATGGATTCATGATCAATGTGTTGTGGAGAGGTAGCGGTCATGCGGCTACGATGAGCGCTCCATGCCGAAGGCAACAGCTCGAATCGACAATCAATCTGTTGGGGGGCTCGTGCCCTCCGAGGAGGCTTGTCGCAGGCTCGGCGTGAAGCGGGCCACGCTCTACTCCTACGTCAGCCGAGGCCTGGTGCGGTGCGTGGACACGGGTGGCCGGCGGCGCCTCTACGCGGCCGACGACGTGGACCGGCTGGCAGCGAAGAGCGCCGCGCGGAGAGGCCACGCGGCGGTCGCGGTCGGCGCCCTGCGGTGGGGGGACCCGGTGCTCGACTCGGCCATCACCTCGGTCGAAGACGGCTTGCGATACCGCGGCCAGGAGGTCCGCGCGCTCCTGGCCGACGGGGTGCCCTTCGAGCAGACGGCCGAGCTCCTCTGGGAGGCCTCGCCCGGGGAGTGGCCGGAGCTCGAGGGACCGGTCGCGCCTCCGGGGCCGCCGCTGTGGCGCATGATCGGCGCCCTGCCCGGGCTCGCCCTCGCGGACACGCCGCGGCACGGGGGCACGGCCGAGGTGGAGCACCAGCGCGCGCGTCGGCTCGTCTCTTCGCTCGCGGCCGCGGCGAGCGGCGCCTCGGTGAGCGGCTCCATCGCCGCGTCGGTGGCGCACGGGCTCGCCGATGAATCGCACACGGAGCGCGTGAACGCGGCGCTGGTGGCCTGCGCCGATCACGAGCTGAACGTCTCGACCTTCGCCGCGCGCGTCGCCGCGTCGAGCGGCGCCGATCTCTACGCGTGCGTCGGCGCCGCGCTCTACGCGTTCAGCGGACCCAAACACGGCGCGGCGTCCTCGCGGCTCGACGCCTTCGTGCGGGAGTGCATGACGGCGGGCGTCGACGCGGCGATCGCGGACCGGCTCGCGCGCGGCGACACGCTCCCCGGCTTTCACCACCCTCTCTATCCCGACGGGGATCCGCGCGCGGCGCCGCTGCTCGCCCGCGCCATGGAGGGCGACGCGAGCCCGGAGCGGGACGTCGCGTTGTCGCTGGCCGAGCGCGTCCCGGCGCAGACGGGCGCCCTGCCCAACCTGGACCTGGCGCTCTACGCGCTGGCCCGTTCGATGGGCGGCGGCCCGGAGCTCGCCAGCGCGCTCTTCGGCGTCGGTCGGACCGCGGGCTGGATCGCACACGCGCTCGAGCAACGCCAGAGCGAGGTCCTGCTGCGTCCGCGCGCTCGCTACGTGGGCCGGTGATCAAGCCGCGTGGCGGTAGACGAAGAGCCGGTACTCGAAGTCGCGCGTGCGCTGGAAGTAGAAGAGCACCCCGCAGTCGTCGATGGGGACGACGAAGTCGTGTGCCGAGCTGCTCCAGGTCTCCGGGCGAGCAGCGCGGACGGTCTCGGTGATCTCCGTCCAGGTGTCGCTCGAGATGTCGAAGGTCCACCAGCGATCCTCCTCCCCGTTCTGCACGACGAAGGCGCCCGTGACCGGGTCGTAGGTCTTCATCGAGCGCCCGTCGCCGTTGAGCGTGGTGGGCGCGTCGGCGAGCTGGGTGAGCGAGCCATCGGGCCGCAGAACGGCGCTCCCGGTAACGGCGCCGTTGCCCGCGCCGACCCAGGCCACGTCGTGCACCGGGTTGTACTCGGCGAACTGGTGGTAGCTGCCGAAGGAGACGTCGGGCGCCTCGACGCGGCGCCACGCGCCGTCCTCCAGGATCGACACCCCGCTCCCGACGAGCACCAGGGAGGACGTCGAGGCGAACCACGTGAGCCCCACCGCGATGGGGTGACGCCCGGGATCGGGCACCGGCGTCCAGCCCTCGCCGTCCCAGCCCTGGATGCTCGACGAACGGGCGAAGTAGTGAATCCCGGTGTCCGGGTCGAGCGCGTTGCCGTCGTAGGCGTGCCCGGTGTCGTCGGGCCAGGGGGTCTCCTCCACGGCCCAGGTGTCGGTCGCGACGTCGTAGAGCAACAGCTCGTACGCGCTCGGATCGGCGCAGCATGAGCCCGGGCTGCCCACCCACTGCACCCGCCGCGTGATCGGGTTCCAGACGCCGGTGTCGGCCCAGCTCGTCAGGTGGTGATGCAACATGGCGGCCGGCAAGCTCTCGTGCACGTCGAGCTCTCCCCACTCCCCCGCGCCGAGAGCGCTGGCGACCCGGCCGAGCGCGGTGTCGCCCATCGCGCACCACCCCTCCGGAATCACGCCCGCGTCGCTCGGGGGAGGGCTCGCGTCGGGGAGCGGCGTGGCGCCCGAGTCGGGCGGCGCGGCGTCGCTCGAGCTCGACGCGTCGACGAAGGACGCGTCCCGGCTCTCCACGCCGTCGCAGGCGGTGAGCAGGGCGAGCGCGGCGAGCCAGCGAC
This window of the Sandaracinaceae bacterium genome carries:
- a CDS encoding RNA polymerase sigma factor, whose protein sequence is MTKPLPSRERTAARPRRDFVDADDASLVLRAQGGDEWALEALFRRHVDGVTRLVTRLVGRTHDADDAVQDAFAEALRDLSKLREPGAFGAWLHRIAVNRSRKMYRRRRLLRSFGLDRGIDDATLSQLASASASPEDLAELAGVDRALGRLPTEQRIAWMLRHVEEHSLPEVAALTGCSLATAKRRVAAAESALAAHARRGA
- a CDS encoding cupin domain-containing protein → MSHPNVVHLESIAPTTTEEGPHRFTRRQLGAPAGSVQLGCSHVTLPPGARSWPRHWHEVNEEAIYVLSGEGVLLLGEARVAVKAGDYAALPVGEAHAHQMRNESDVPLEYLCFSTMIPFEIAGYADSGKLAIFAGAAPGGDKSQRRLSRVIRPTDVDYWDGEGEG
- a CDS encoding citrate/2-methylcitrate synthase — its product is MPKATARIDNQSVGGLVPSEEACRRLGVKRATLYSYVSRGLVRCVDTGGRRRLYAADDVDRLAAKSAARRGHAAVAVGALRWGDPVLDSAITSVEDGLRYRGQEVRALLADGVPFEQTAELLWEASPGEWPELEGPVAPPGPPLWRMIGALPGLALADTPRHGGTAEVEHQRARRLVSSLAAAASGASVSGSIAASVAHGLADESHTERVNAALVACADHELNVSTFAARVAASSGADLYACVGAALYAFSGPKHGAASSRLDAFVRECMTAGVDAAIADRLARGDTLPGFHHPLYPDGDPRAAPLLARAMEGDASPERDVALSLAERVPAQTGALPNLDLALYALARSMGGGPELASALFGVGRTAGWIAHALEQRQSEVLLRPRARYVGR
- a CDS encoding class I SAM-dependent methyltransferase, whose protein sequence is MYGSVRWSRTARDYARFRAGFPPAFYARIERWLGPRVLDVGTGTGTLARALASRGHAVTAIDVAGGQLAEAARLANEADLAIDFRCAPAEATGLDADAFDAVLAGQCWHWLDRSRAAREMRRVLRPGGRIVIAHLDWIERPGNVPRDSMALVDTHREVALTHLDALQLAGLYGPWLEDLHHAGFARPESFSFDVDIPYTAEAWRGRMRASAHVGATLDAEGVARFDAALREVLRPHGESFTVPHRVFVATAEEPS